A window of Paraburkholderia sp. ZP32-5 genomic DNA:
TCCGCGGTCGCGCATCTAGCTGGCGCGATCGGACACCCTGTCTGGATTCTATTGGCCGATCCGCCGGAGTGGCGCTGGATGCGCGCACGTGACGACAGCCCGTGGTATCCCGGGGCCAGGCTGTTCCGCCAGACCGTTCCTGGGCAGTGGTCTCACGTAGTTGACGCGCTCGCGCGCGAGATTTCAGCAATCAGACGTTAAAGCAGCAAATAGCCAAATCAACAGGGGCGAGGGCATGACTTCGAATGGGGATGGGACAACGCTTGCAGTACCTGTGGGGCTGAAGCAGCCCGCCGCTAATCCGCGGCCGGATGCTTCGACGCTGGACCGGCTGTTTCTGAGGGCTCGCAAACTCCATCAGGAAGGCGCACTTGATCAAGCGGTGAAGGCCTACGATCAACTGCTTGCGCTAGACCCGGAACATGTGGAAGGTTTGCATATGCTCGGTGCGGCCCGCTTCCAGCAGGGCCGCTTCGAGGAAGCGGAAGCGTTGATGCGGCTGTCGATCGGGCACAAGCCGGCTCCGCTGTCGCTTGCCAATTACGCCGCGGTGCTGGCGAGTCTCGGCCGCTATGACGAAGCGGTGAGCCGTCTCGATGATGCGCTTGCGATCAATCCATCTCACCAGCGCACGTTGTTTCAGCGTGCCACTTTGCTGTCGCAGCTGGGCCGGCATCAGGAGGCACTGGCTGGCTACGATCGTTTGCTCGAGTTGAACCCAGGCTTCACGGAAGGGTTGCTTAAACGCAGCGAGACGCTGCGCGCACTGGGACGCTTCGATGACGCACTGGCGAGCGCGAATCGCGCGCTGACGAGCGCCGGTTTGTCGTTCGATGTGTGCCGCGAGCGCGGTCTCGTGCTGCGCTCGTTGGGCCGCTATCGTGACGCGGCCGATTGCTATGGGCACGCGCTGTCGGCCAGACCCGATAGCGCCGAGTTGCTGTTTCTGCGCGGCGTTACGTATCTCGATCAAAACGCCGACGATCTGGCGCTGGCCGATTTCAATTCGGCGATGGCGATCAGCCCGGACTTTATCGATGCGATTTTCAACAGCTCGGTGGCGTTGGAGCGGCTTGGGCGCCACGCCGAGAGCATCGCGCGCTGTGATCGGCTACTTTCGATGAACCCACGACATGCGGCGGCGCTTGCCAACCGCGGCAATGCGTCGAGACATCTCGGCCGCAATCGCGAAGCGGTCGATCACTATGCTCGCTCGCTCGAAGTGGAACCGGACAGCCTTGGCGTACTGTGCAATTACGCGAGTGTGCTGATGCGCGTGAACCGCTACGACGACGCGCGCGCTGCATGCGATCGCGCGCTCGCCTGCGACACGAATTATGTTGCCGCGCGTCTGACGCGCGGCCGCGTATTTCTGGAAACGCACCACTACGACGATGCGCTGATCGACTTCGACGACGTGCTGGCCGCGACACCGGGCGACAAGCTCGCGCACTTCCATCGCGCCAATGCACTGCGCTCGCTGCGGCGCCACGAAGAGTCGAAGAGCGCGTACCTGCAAGCCATCGAACTCGATCCGGACTACGTCGAAGCGCACTGCGTGCTGTCATTCCTGTGTCTGTCGATCGGCGATTTCGAGACCGGCTGGGAAGAATACGAATGGCGTTGGCGTGATTCTCAACTCGATTCGAGCCGCCGCCAGTTCGCACAGCCGCGCTGGACCGCCGACATGCCGCTCGAAGGGCGCACGATCCTCCTGTACGCGGAACAGGGCTTGGGCGACACGCTGCAGTTCTGTCGTTACGCGAGGCTCGTCAAGGAGGCCGGTGCGCGGGTCGTGCTCGAAGCGTCGGAAGACCTGCGGCCGCTGCTGGCGAGCCTTGGCGGCGTCGACATCGTGGTCGCGCGCGGCACGCCGTTGCCGCCGTTCGATCTGCACTGTCCGCTGCTGAGTTTGCCGCGCGAGTTTCACACCGGTCTGGCTTCGATTCCTGCCGATGTGCCGTATCTGCGCGCCGATCGGGAGCGTGTCGAACGATGGCGCGAACGGCTGGGTCCGTCGACGCGTCCGCGCGTGGGGCTCGTATGGTCTGGCAACCCGAACCACCTTAACGACCGTAATCGTTCGATGGCGTTGAGCGAGTTGCTGCCGCTCCTCGACGATAGTTGCGAATGGATCAGCTTGCAGAAGGTGATTCGTGACGAAGACAAACCGGCGCTCGAATCGAGTTCGATTCGTCATGTCGGCGAACAGCTCGCTGATTTCGGCGACACCGCCGCGCTGGCGCAGTTGATGGACTGCGTGGTGAGCGTTGATACGTCGGTCGCGCACCTCGCGGGCGCATTGGGTGTGCCGCTAGCGGTGATGGTGCCGCACACGCCTGACTTCCGCTGGCTTCTCGATCGTGACGACAGTCCTTGGTATCCGCGCGCAAGACTGTTCCGGCAGGCGCAGGCGGGCCAGTGGGCGTCGGTCGTCGAGGCCGTTAAGGCGGTGCTCCCCGAGATGACGCGTGGAGCGGCGACGTGAGCCCGCAGCAGCGGCAGGCTGCGCCTTTTCTCGGCTCTCCGATGATCGGTCAGAATCCCGTGCAGGCGGCCGTCGGTGATGCGTTGCGTCGTGCGCGCATGCTTCTCGATAAAGACGATCTGGCCCAGGCTCGACCGCTTTACGAGGGCGTGTTGGCGATCGCTCCGCACAACGTCGAGGCGATGCATCTGCTGGGGCTTGTTTATCTGCGGGCCGGCGATGCCGCGCGTGCCGAACCACTGATTGCCCGCTCGATCCAGGCGGGTTGGCGGCAACCGTGGAATCTCGTGAACTATGGCGCGGCATTGACTGGCGTGGGGCGTCACGAGGAAGCGCTGACGGTTATCCAGGAGGCGCTTTGCGTCGATCTTGGGCACGGGTCGGCGCACGCGGTCGGACACTCGGTTCGCGGCGACGCACTGCTTGCACTGGCAAGGTTCGAAGAGGCGGTGGCGTCCTATGATACGGCGCTGCGGCAGGCGTCGGGCATCGGCAGCGCATGGCGTGGGCGAGGTGTCGCGCTGGTGCGCCTCGATCTTCCCGCCGACGCGCTGATCTGCCTCGAAAACGCGCTGCGCATCGATCCCAACGACGCGCTCGCGCATACCGAACGTGGGCACGCATTGCGGGCGCTGAAGCGATACGAAGAGGCACTGTATTGTTATCAGCTCGCGATGGTCGTGCTGGGCCGAACGCGCGATCTGCTGCTGGCGACGGGAACGATCCTGACGGATATGGGCCGGGCAGTGGAAGGACTCGCACGTCTCGACGAGGGGCTGGCCGTTGCCCCCAATGATGAGGCGCTGCTTTACGCGAGTTGTGTCGCGCTGGACTTGCTTCATGACCGTGATGAACTGCTGCGCCGTTCCGACCGTCTGCTCGCCCATTACCCGGACAACGTTGCCGCGTGGATGGGCCGTGGCAATGCACTGCTCGGTCTCGCGAGAAACGCCGAGGCGGCGCAGGCGTATGGGGAAGCGCTGAAACGTGAGCCGGCGTGGATCGATGCGCTGAGAAACCGCGCGGCAGCACTGCGAGCAGTCGGCGAACTGGCGGAGGCACTCGATCATTACGATCGCGCGCTGGCGCTGACGGGAGCCGATCCCACGCTGTTGTACAACCGCGCGATCACCTATCAGTTGCTGGGCCGCTATGACGAAGCGCTGACGGATCATCAGGCTGCGGCAATTGCGCCGGCGAGTTCACCCGAACAGCTCTATGCGCGCGGCACGGCCCGGCAGCAGACCGGGGCACACGAGGCTGCGCTCGGCGATTTCGAACTCGCGCTCACGGACGATCCGAATCATGGTGTCGCTCGACGCTCCGAGGCCTATTGCCGGCTGCTGCTCGGTGATTTCGACAAGGGCTGGCGACAGCACGAGTCGCGCTGGGTGGCCGGCGATGCGATGTTGACTCGCCGTTACGTAGACCGCCCGTTGTGGCTCGGCGCCGAGTCGATCGCCGGTAAAACGCTGCTGCTTCACGCAGAACAGGGGTACGGCGACACGTTGCAGTTCTGTCGCTATGCGTCCCTCGCGCATGCACGCGGCGCGACAGTGATCCTCCATGTGCCGCCGGCGCTCGCGACGCTGGTCCGCTCAGTGCCCGGTGTGGATCGAGTCCTGCCGGACACGGAGGCGCCGCCCCGATTCGATCTGCATTGCCCGCTGCTCAGCTTGCCATTGGCGTTCGGCACGATGCTGGATACGGTTCCGGCAGACGTTCCGTATATGAGCGCCGATCCGGCGCTGTGCGAACAATGGGCCAGTCGCGTCGACGCGCTCGCAGGTCCTGGACGTCTGCGAGTCGGGCTCGCATGGTCGGGCAATCCGCGCCACAACAACGACGAGAACCGCTCGCTTCCGTTCGCGATGTTGGCGCCGCTTCTTGCGCTAGACGTGGCTTTCGTGAGCCTGCAACCGCAGGTGCGCGAACGTGACATGGAAGCGCTCGCGGCAAGCGGCGCTCTCCGTTTTGAGGATGCACTGTCCGACTTCGCGCAAACCGCCGCGCTGATCGCGGCGCTCGACGTCGTCATCACCGTCGATACCTCGGTTGCGCATCTGGCCGGCGCGCTCGGCAAATCGGTGTGGGTTCTGCTGCCGACCGTGCCGGACTGGCGATGGCTGATCGGCCGCGAAGACAGTCCGTGGTACCCGAGCGCTCGACTTTTCCGCCAGCACCGACCCGGCGATTGGCCCTCAGTGATCGCCTGCGTGCGCGATGCACTACAACACGCGGCCAATGAACCACGCATTCGCTGAACACCCGAATTTGACAAAAGGTACGGACCTTTTCGGGTGGCGAAAATGGTCCGTACCTTTGGCCACGTCGCTGCCATATGCAATTCGTATTTTCTTCTGATTTAGCTGGCCGCACGTAGCCAGTGGCATTGACCTTCGCGTCGCGCAACCCTCTTGCGCGCGACGCGCAGGCCGTCAACTTCTTATCTTGCTTCGGGGTAGAAACATGGCAGCGCGAGCACGTTACGCACAACAACAGAACAATTTCTCGCGATATAGCCTCAGTTCGGATGTGCGTCCGCTGTGCCGCGCGATTGCCGTGATGCTGGCGGCGGGGATGTCGATGCATGCGCATGCGGGCGGACTTGTGAACCTCGGTCAGACGACGCGTACTGTGGCGGGCGGTGTCGGCGGCGTTGGCGGCGGGGCCATGCCGAATCTCGGCATGACGCCGCAGCAGGCGCTGCAGGCGAGCCAGCCGTCGATCCGGAACCTCGGCCACGCCGCGCAGACGATTGCCGCGCAGATCGCCGCTCAGCAAAACGCCGCCGCGGCGGCCGCGGCGACTGGCTCGAATGTGCCGAACGGTCTCACGCCGGGCGGTCTGCAGGTCGCGCCTGGCGTGACGGCGGATACCAACAGCTCGCTGCTCTGGTACAACGCGAACGCGCCGACGCAAACCGTGGACGCCAACGGGCACGTGAACGTCGATATCCAGCAGACCGGCCAGAATGCGGTGCTGACCTGGCAGACGATGAACGTCGGGCGCCAGACCACATTGAATTTCGATCAGTCCGGCGGCACCCAGACGAACGGTGCGAACAACTGGGCGGTGCTGAACCGGATCATGGACCCGTCCGGCCTGCCGAGCCAGATTCTCGGCAGTATTACCGCGCAGGGCGCGGTGTATGTGATCAACCGCAACGGGATTCTGTTCGGCGCGGGGTCGCAGATCAATGTGCATTCGCTGGTGGCGTCGTCGTTGAATCTGCTGGATATGAGGAACGAGGCGATGCCGAGCGCCGCGGGTATCGTTGCGAGTAACCAGGAGTTTTTGAGTCTGCCGGCGGGGACGACAGGGGGGCTGGCCTTTCCTGAGTCGGGCAATTCAAGCACGGTAAACGGAAGCGGCATTACGCCGAACGAGATACTGGGTCTCGGCAACATTGCGACGACGACGGGGCCGTACCAGGCGCCGGGCGACATTACGATCGAACAGGGCGCGTCGATCACGACACACGTTAACGGCACGGTCAGCGACGGCGGCTTCGTGATGGTGGCCGCGCCGAATGTCACGAATGCCGGCAGTATCAGCGCGACCGACGGACAGGTCGTGCTGGCGGCTGGTGTCGGCGTGAGCGTCACGCCGAATGCGCAGAGCGCCAAGAATCCACAGGTGCTGTTGCCGGAGCTGAGCGGTGAGGTCGTGACATCGCAGAACGGCTCGACGTTCGACATCACGCCGGCGGGCACGCTGAACAACACCGGCATCGTGCAGGCGGCGCGTGGCAACGTGAACCTGCTGGGCAGCAGCGTTGAGCAGAACGGTGTGGTGGGCGTGACGACGAGCGTCAATACGCCCGGCACGATCACAATTTCAACTGTCGACGAATACCAGTCGAACAATCCGCTAGGCCAGGCTTACTCCGGTGCGGCGCAGGTCCTCGATACCGCAAACGGCGGCGGGCTGGATACGCACCGTGCCGGTCTGCTGAGCTTCGGTCCCGATTCGGTCACGACGGTACTTCCGGACACGGATGGGCAGACCGCAACCTCGACGCCGGGCACGACCTTCACGCCGGGCAGCATTCAGATGACGGGCGGATCGGTGTGG
This region includes:
- a CDS encoding tetratricopeptide repeat protein, which codes for MTSNGDGTTLAVPVGLKQPAANPRPDASTLDRLFLRARKLHQEGALDQAVKAYDQLLALDPEHVEGLHMLGAARFQQGRFEEAEALMRLSIGHKPAPLSLANYAAVLASLGRYDEAVSRLDDALAINPSHQRTLFQRATLLSQLGRHQEALAGYDRLLELNPGFTEGLLKRSETLRALGRFDDALASANRALTSAGLSFDVCRERGLVLRSLGRYRDAADCYGHALSARPDSAELLFLRGVTYLDQNADDLALADFNSAMAISPDFIDAIFNSSVALERLGRHAESIARCDRLLSMNPRHAAALANRGNASRHLGRNREAVDHYARSLEVEPDSLGVLCNYASVLMRVNRYDDARAACDRALACDTNYVAARLTRGRVFLETHHYDDALIDFDDVLAATPGDKLAHFHRANALRSLRRHEESKSAYLQAIELDPDYVEAHCVLSFLCLSIGDFETGWEEYEWRWRDSQLDSSRRQFAQPRWTADMPLEGRTILLYAEQGLGDTLQFCRYARLVKEAGARVVLEASEDLRPLLASLGGVDIVVARGTPLPPFDLHCPLLSLPREFHTGLASIPADVPYLRADRERVERWRERLGPSTRPRVGLVWSGNPNHLNDRNRSMALSELLPLLDDSCEWISLQKVIRDEDKPALESSSIRHVGEQLADFGDTAALAQLMDCVVSVDTSVAHLAGALGVPLAVMVPHTPDFRWLLDRDDSPWYPRARLFRQAQAGQWASVVEAVKAVLPEMTRGAAT
- a CDS encoding tetratricopeptide repeat protein is translated as MSPQQRQAAPFLGSPMIGQNPVQAAVGDALRRARMLLDKDDLAQARPLYEGVLAIAPHNVEAMHLLGLVYLRAGDAARAEPLIARSIQAGWRQPWNLVNYGAALTGVGRHEEALTVIQEALCVDLGHGSAHAVGHSVRGDALLALARFEEAVASYDTALRQASGIGSAWRGRGVALVRLDLPADALICLENALRIDPNDALAHTERGHALRALKRYEEALYCYQLAMVVLGRTRDLLLATGTILTDMGRAVEGLARLDEGLAVAPNDEALLYASCVALDLLHDRDELLRRSDRLLAHYPDNVAAWMGRGNALLGLARNAEAAQAYGEALKREPAWIDALRNRAAALRAVGELAEALDHYDRALALTGADPTLLYNRAITYQLLGRYDEALTDHQAAAIAPASSPEQLYARGTARQQTGAHEAALGDFELALTDDPNHGVARRSEAYCRLLLGDFDKGWRQHESRWVAGDAMLTRRYVDRPLWLGAESIAGKTLLLHAEQGYGDTLQFCRYASLAHARGATVILHVPPALATLVRSVPGVDRVLPDTEAPPRFDLHCPLLSLPLAFGTMLDTVPADVPYMSADPALCEQWASRVDALAGPGRLRVGLAWSGNPRHNNDENRSLPFAMLAPLLALDVAFVSLQPQVRERDMEALAASGALRFEDALSDFAQTAALIAALDVVITVDTSVAHLAGALGKSVWVLLPTVPDWRWLIGREDSPWYPSARLFRQHRPGDWPSVIACVRDALQHAANEPRIR